The Prunus persica cultivar Lovell chromosome G7, Prunus_persica_NCBIv2, whole genome shotgun sequence genome has a segment encoding these proteins:
- the LOC18769749 gene encoding uncharacterized protein LOC18769749, producing MEAKFFRFLKIVGVGYKARAEAEGRLLLLKLGYSHEVELTVPPAVRVFCFKNNVVCCTGIDKDRVHQFAASVRSCKPPEVYKGKGIMYVDEVIKKKQGKKSK from the coding sequence ATGGAAGCCAAATTTTTTCGCTTTCTTAAGATTGTGGGTGTGGGCTACAAAGCCAGGGCTGAAGCTGAAGGACGCCTGTTGCTTCTGAAATTGGGTTACAGTCATGAGGTTGAGTTGACCGTTCCCCCTGCTGTTCGTGTTTTCTGCTTCAAGAACAATGTCGTTTGCTGCACTGGAATTGATAAAGATAGGGTGCACCAGTTTGCTGCTTCCGTGCGTAGTTGTAAGCCACCTGAAGTTTACAAAGGCAAGGGTATAATGTACGTTGATGAAGTTATTAAGAAGAAGCAAGGAAAGAAGTCTAAGTGA
- the LOC18770692 gene encoding putative phosphatidylglycerol/phosphatidylinositol transfer protein DDB_G0282179: MAQFKLIASLLVSLCLVLPLIQAKDVNYCDKKADYDVKVKAVEIIPYPVARGKPASFSISATTGESISGGKLVIEVSYFGWHIHSETHDLCSETSCPVSTGDFVIAHSQDLPGYTPPGSYSLKMRLYDGNKHELTCIAFDFDIGFASSDSSVADS, from the exons ATGGCTCAGTTCAAGCTGATCGCTTCCCTACTTGTATCTCTATGTCTCGTTCTACCTCTCATCCAAGCCAAAGATGTTAACTACTGCG ATAAGAAGGCTGACTATGATGTCAAGGTCAAGGCAGTCGAGATAATTCCTTACCCTGTGGCGAGAGGCAAGCCTGCCAGCTTCAGCATTTCTGCAACTACAG GTGAATCAATCTCTGGAGGAAAATTGGTGATTGAGGTTTCATACTTTGGTTGGCACATCCACAGTGAGACTCATGACCTTTGCTCAGAAACATCTTGCCCTGTTTCAACTGGTGATTTCGTGATTGCTCACTCGCAAGATTTGCCTGGATATACTCCACCT GGTTCATACTCTCTTAAAATGAGGTTGTACGACGGAAACAAACATGAACTGACATGCATTGCCTTTGATTTTGACATCGGGTTTGCATCATCCGATTCATCCGTGGCTGATAGTTAA